The DNA region TGGTTCGACTCTTGGCGGCTATTTCAACCCGCGTTTCAGCGGGTGGCGAAAAGCTCTTAAAGCACGCTGCTCCAGCGTCCAGCTCGCCAAACAGTTGTAAGGACGGCGGTCTCCTTACCTGGACCCAacagctgcttcttctaCAGCCACCTCTGAACTGctcgtcttcatcctcaagcagcagctggatcTGCGAATCACTCGACAGGGCAAACCCACGTGGCACATCTTCGTATGCCTCTCTTTCATTAGGTTGCAACTTGTGCCTCATCTTGTCCATGTAACGTTTAAATCGAACCGACACACGGCGTCTTCGACGGCCCTTGTGCTTCACCACCATCGTGCCTACTGTTCTCCATACAAAGGAGTACAAAGAACCAGAATGAGGAGCGGCAACCTTCTTTATAAGCCCGACTGAAGTGACACAAAAACAAACCcacctcggcggctatcCAAAAAGAAAAGAATTCCCGCTTTCGGATGCGGGTAACCCCCTTTGCCGCGCACTGACAAACTTCTTCGGCTCAGGCATTAGTTCCGAGAATGGGTCTCACGCCTAAAAGGTGCCTCCGCGCTTCCGCGGCTCGGGCCGCGGCCTAACCGCGTTCCGGTCATACTTACTAATCGCCGAATCGTAATAGGACCCTTTCAACCCACCGACTAGACCAACCACAAAGCAGAATCACAGGTACCTTCAGCCATATCGCGAGATTGCGCCCATTGAGCGATTACAGGGCTCTCCATATCATAATGCGGTAATCCTTCCGCTGCCGGAACCGTTCCCATTATTCAGCATTAGCAAAAGCCTTGCCTTATTGCGTTCCTGGATTCCACATCGCCTCCAATTTTGCTTGTTCTAAATTACCGCTTACGCTATATATAGTATGTGGTCTTTTGATTAGCCTTTCGAACCTTGGAGACGGGCTGACCAGTTTCTATACAGCGGGAGATCGAGCTTGTGGGTTGCCCCATAGCTTATATTATATCGCCACATGACTTCAGGGCAAGGTAGCAACATTACGCTTCCATCAATCAAATTTCTACTCTCTTCGCTGGAGCATGATCGGATTGCATTTCCACCGATTCCACCGCAGTTCGATCATGGCACAGCATTGATGACACAAACTGGTGAGCCGGTGACTGGGACGGTGGATCAGAAGTTGGTGTCTCTGCCACCTAGACCTACTGCTAACAACGGGGATCGCAACAGCAAGAGCCAGTCACGGTACATTCCTAGACCGAGGAACGCATTTATTCTGTTTAGACAGCATTTGCACCAGTCGCTGTTCTCGAAGCACAAAGCGGCGCTCCATTCCCTCGgctccttcaagaacaataGCCTGGTCTCTCGCGAGATCGGCAAGCGCTGGAAGGCGCTGTcgccagaagaaaagaagtaCTGGCAGGACTTGGCAAGCACCGAGAAGGCGCTGCATCGACAGAAGTATCCCAATTACAAGTACATACCACGGAAAGTGAAGGGAACTCGAGCGGCTAGGAGCCGTGTAGCCGGACGCAACTGCTCCCAGCAGGCAGAACTCGTAATGAAATAAAACAGCATCTATATACAAATCTGATAATATTATTATGTCACGTGACACTCTTACATCTTGTGCGGGATCGACGTTTTTCACTAGGATAAAAGCCGTTGAAGCTGTGGTCTAGTAGTGCATCGGTGGAAAGGCATACGGATTGCGGTGGTCGAGATGTTCAGGAGACAGTTTTCCACTGGCGTGCGAGTGTTGCAGCACTACGATGATGCAATTCTCGCGAAATACTACCCCAAGGAGCTTTTAAGGTCGATAAAGTTAGCTCAGGACGTTATACCGGCGACGACGCAGTTCAGAGTATCGCACAATGTGGAATTTGCGCCCTCGTACTTGGATGATTTCAGCAAGATTGACTCGTATTGGGATTACAAGCCGGGGATGCCGCACGTGCATGCGCAACAGGAAGACATGGTTCACAACGCAATCTACGACTGGAGCGTTACGCAGCAGCCATTGCCCGGCTCGGGCCATGTTATGCCGCCCGGCGTGTCGCTACCGACTTTGGAGGGGCGCTCTTCCAAGACGCTGGACGTTGCTCGCGGGCTGCAGCGCCAGACCGGTGTAGACGTCGAGTATGTGTCGCGCAAACTGACTATGAGGCCTTTGGTGATGAAACGGG from Torulaspora globosa chromosome 3, complete sequence includes:
- the MRPS5 gene encoding mitochondrial 37S ribosomal protein uS5m (ancestral locus Anc_7.170), which translates into the protein MFRRQFSTGVRVLQHYDDAILAKYYPKELLRSIKLAQDVIPATTQFRVSHNVEFAPSYLDDFSKIDSYWDYKPGMPHVHAQQEDMVHNAIYDWSVTQQPLPGSGHVMPPGVSLPTLEGRSSKTLDVARGLQRQTGVDVEYVSRKLTMRPLVMKRVSNQTGKGKIPSFYALVVVGDRNGMVGLGEGKSRDEMSKAISKAHWDAIRNLKEIRRYEDRTIFADIDYRYHGVKLHLRSAKPGFGLRVNHVIFEICECAGIKDLSGKVYKSRNEMNIAKGTLEALVGAQKTLDEIALGRGKKIADVRKVYYSA
- a CDS encoding HMG-box domain-containing protein (ancestral locus Anc_7.169), encoding MTSGQGSNITLPSIKFLLSSLEHDRIAFPPIPPQFDHGTALMTQTGEPVTGTVDQKLVSLPPRPTANNGDRNSKSQSRYIPRPRNAFILFRQHLHQSLFSKHKAALHSLGSFKNNSLVSREIGKRWKALSPEEKKYWQDLASTEKALHRQKYPNYKYIPRKVKGTRAARSRVAGRNCSQQAELVMK